A genome region from Setaria italica strain Yugu1 chromosome III, Setaria_italica_v2.0, whole genome shotgun sequence includes the following:
- the LOC101781695 gene encoding uncharacterized protein LOC101781695 isoform X2 encodes MPRPGAMAAAAAAALLPSSSSPLLRLPRRFLSLTATPYPLYYDLIVHRPADPKPPRSSSDAGGDRQPQSAPDEQTLDRAKRRYLRKRRSRLLPDPDAGAKPSSSSSSEFVELRPEVVDFPRLHAREEALYFHDTFAMPWEKDKHYRMLYRLEKKYFPHQSLDNAFVPADAGPTSDADRGLVFFDDEKKEDDGEDRVVDKKDGDNDKGEVLERKVEDFFRSLRKGPGEAEAKAKRPAAARAEPRQVKREVPREEERPQPYLVTRTTELPPRWDGPGGTVVLIDKPKGWTSFTVCGKLRRLVKVKKVGHAGTLDPMATGLLIVCVGKATKIVDCYQGMVKGYSGVFRLGEATSTWDADSPVIQREPWEHIKDGDIRKAAASFKGEIWQVPPMFSAIKVGGEKMYDKARRGETVELSPRRISIYQFDIERSLEDRQNLIFRVTCSKGTYIRSLCADLGKALGSCAHLTALRRDSIGL; translated from the exons ATGCCTCGACCGggagccatggcggcggcggcggcggcggcgctgctgccatcctcctcgtcgccgctgcTCCGTCTCCCACGCCGCTTCCTCTCGCTCACCGCGACTCCCTACCCGCTCTACTACGATCTCATCGTCCAccgccccgccgaccccaagccCCCCAGATCCTcctccgacgccggcggcgaccgccaGCCGCAGTCCGCCCCAGACGAGCAGACGCTCGACCGGGCCAAGCGCCGGTACCTCCGCAAGCGCCGCAGCCGCCTCCTCCCGGACCCGGACGCCGGCGCCAagccctcctcgtcctcctcgtcggagTTCGTCGAGCTCCGGCCGGAGGTGGTGGACTTCCCGCGGCTCCACGCGCGCGAGGAGGCGCTCTACTTCCACGACACCTTCGCCATGCCGTGGGAGAAGGACAAGCACTACCGCATGCTCTACCGCCTCGAGAAGAAGTACTTCCCCCACCAGTCGCTGGACAACGCATTCGTCCCCGCCGACGCCGGGCCGACCTCCGACGCCGACAGGGGCCTCGTCTTCTTCGACGACGAGAAAAAGGAAGACGACGGAGAGGACCGGGTGGTCGATAAGAAGGACGGCGACAACGACAAAGGGGAGGTGCTGGAGAGGAAGGTGGAAGACTTCTTCAGGTCTCTGAGGAAGGGCCCCGGCGAAGCCGAGGCGAAGGCCAAGAGACCGGCGGCAGCGCGAGCGGAGCCGCGGCAGGTGAAGCGCGAGGTGCCAAGGGAGGAGGAACGGCCGCAGCCATATCTCGTGACCAGGACGACGGAGCTGCCACCGAGATGGGACGGGCCGGGCGGGACCGTCGTGCTCATCGACAAGCCCAAAG GATGGACTTCGTTTACTGTTTGTGGAAAGTTGCGGCGCTTAGTCAAAGTGAAAAAG GTTGGACATGCTGGTACTCTGGACCCCATGGCAACTGGATTGTTgattgtttgtgtaggaaaagCAACCAAAATAGTCGATTG CTACCAAGGAATGGTTAAAGGTTATAGCGGTGTTTTCCGACTTGGAGAAGCCACATCAACCTGGGATGCAGATTCACCA GTTATCCAGAGGGAACCATGGGAACACATCAAAGATGGAGATATTAGAAAGGCAGCGGCATCATTCAAGGGTGAGATATGGCAAGTTCCTCCGATGTTTTCTGCCATTAAG GTTGGCGGTGAAAAGATGTATGACAAAGCAAGGAGGGGTGAAACAGTAGAGCTTTCACCAAGACGTATATCAATATACCAGTTTGACATTGAGCGCAGTTTGGAAGACAG ACAGAATTTGATATTTCGAGTTACTTGCTCAAAAGGAACATATATTCGGTCCCTCTGTGCAGACTTAGGGAAAGCACTTGGCAG CTGTGCTCATTTAACTGCCTTGCGGAGAGACTCAATCG GTTTGTAA
- the LOC101781695 gene encoding uncharacterized protein LOC101781695 isoform X1, with product MPRPGAMAAAAAAALLPSSSSPLLRLPRRFLSLTATPYPLYYDLIVHRPADPKPPRSSSDAGGDRQPQSAPDEQTLDRAKRRYLRKRRSRLLPDPDAGAKPSSSSSSEFVELRPEVVDFPRLHAREEALYFHDTFAMPWEKDKHYRMLYRLEKKYFPHQSLDNAFVPADAGPTSDADRGLVFFDDEKKEDDGEDRVVDKKDGDNDKGEVLERKVEDFFRSLRKGPGEAEAKAKRPAAARAEPRQVKREVPREEERPQPYLVTRTTELPPRWDGPGGTVVLIDKPKGWTSFTVCGKLRRLVKVKKVGHAGTLDPMATGLLIVCVGKATKIVDCYQGMVKGYSGVFRLGEATSTWDADSPVIQREPWEHIKDGDIRKAAASFKGEIWQVPPMFSAIKVGGEKMYDKARRGETVELSPRRISIYQFDIERSLEDRQNLIFRVTCSKGTYIRSLCADLGKALGSCAHLTALRRDSIGEYKVNDAWNFDELEEQINKGYL from the exons ATGCCTCGACCGggagccatggcggcggcggcggcggcggcgctgctgccatcctcctcgtcgccgctgcTCCGTCTCCCACGCCGCTTCCTCTCGCTCACCGCGACTCCCTACCCGCTCTACTACGATCTCATCGTCCAccgccccgccgaccccaagccCCCCAGATCCTcctccgacgccggcggcgaccgccaGCCGCAGTCCGCCCCAGACGAGCAGACGCTCGACCGGGCCAAGCGCCGGTACCTCCGCAAGCGCCGCAGCCGCCTCCTCCCGGACCCGGACGCCGGCGCCAagccctcctcgtcctcctcgtcggagTTCGTCGAGCTCCGGCCGGAGGTGGTGGACTTCCCGCGGCTCCACGCGCGCGAGGAGGCGCTCTACTTCCACGACACCTTCGCCATGCCGTGGGAGAAGGACAAGCACTACCGCATGCTCTACCGCCTCGAGAAGAAGTACTTCCCCCACCAGTCGCTGGACAACGCATTCGTCCCCGCCGACGCCGGGCCGACCTCCGACGCCGACAGGGGCCTCGTCTTCTTCGACGACGAGAAAAAGGAAGACGACGGAGAGGACCGGGTGGTCGATAAGAAGGACGGCGACAACGACAAAGGGGAGGTGCTGGAGAGGAAGGTGGAAGACTTCTTCAGGTCTCTGAGGAAGGGCCCCGGCGAAGCCGAGGCGAAGGCCAAGAGACCGGCGGCAGCGCGAGCGGAGCCGCGGCAGGTGAAGCGCGAGGTGCCAAGGGAGGAGGAACGGCCGCAGCCATATCTCGTGACCAGGACGACGGAGCTGCCACCGAGATGGGACGGGCCGGGCGGGACCGTCGTGCTCATCGACAAGCCCAAAG GATGGACTTCGTTTACTGTTTGTGGAAAGTTGCGGCGCTTAGTCAAAGTGAAAAAG GTTGGACATGCTGGTACTCTGGACCCCATGGCAACTGGATTGTTgattgtttgtgtaggaaaagCAACCAAAATAGTCGATTG CTACCAAGGAATGGTTAAAGGTTATAGCGGTGTTTTCCGACTTGGAGAAGCCACATCAACCTGGGATGCAGATTCACCA GTTATCCAGAGGGAACCATGGGAACACATCAAAGATGGAGATATTAGAAAGGCAGCGGCATCATTCAAGGGTGAGATATGGCAAGTTCCTCCGATGTTTTCTGCCATTAAG GTTGGCGGTGAAAAGATGTATGACAAAGCAAGGAGGGGTGAAACAGTAGAGCTTTCACCAAGACGTATATCAATATACCAGTTTGACATTGAGCGCAGTTTGGAAGACAG ACAGAATTTGATATTTCGAGTTACTTGCTCAAAAGGAACATATATTCGGTCCCTCTGTGCAGACTTAGGGAAAGCACTTGGCAG CTGTGCTCATTTAACTGCCTTGCGGAGAGACTCAATCG GTGAATACAAAGTCAATGATGCTTGGAACTTTGATGAACTGGAAGAACAAATTAACAAGGGATATTTATGA